One genomic window of Natronorubrum halophilum includes the following:
- a CDS encoding protein sorting system archaetidylserine decarboxylase, with translation MNFAPGAWKYAILPLLAAPFAFVFSVTASLVAVALGVGTLAFFRDPERTPPPTGVVSPADGNVSVLREESDRVRLGVFMNVWHVHVVRAPFDASVTDVEHVSGANRPAFSKDSDRNERVHVRCETESSNLPASGSLEESGGEGELDEVADASDADPTADGGSAAGSEDPHAKPDQPPSDAEVTLIAGAFARRIHPYAERGDDLERGDRIGHIAFGSRVDLLFPPEVDLEDVDVEIGDSMTAGETVVLESGTPIGAEIDLGIESADLDEGVEGGSEDRSGDESNS, from the coding sequence ATGAACTTCGCGCCGGGAGCCTGGAAGTACGCGATCCTTCCCCTGCTCGCCGCCCCGTTCGCGTTCGTCTTCAGCGTGACGGCGAGCCTCGTCGCAGTCGCACTCGGTGTCGGAACGCTCGCGTTCTTTCGGGATCCCGAGCGAACGCCGCCGCCGACGGGCGTCGTCTCGCCGGCCGACGGGAACGTCTCCGTGCTCCGCGAGGAGAGCGACCGCGTTCGTCTGGGGGTGTTCATGAACGTCTGGCACGTCCACGTCGTCCGCGCACCGTTCGACGCGTCGGTGACCGACGTCGAGCACGTTTCCGGGGCGAACCGACCCGCCTTCTCGAAGGACTCGGACCGGAACGAGCGCGTGCACGTGCGGTGTGAGACCGAGTCGTCGAACCTGCCCGCGTCCGGATCGCTCGAGGAATCTGGCGGAGAGGGTGAGCTAGACGAGGTGGCGGACGCGAGCGATGCGGATCCCACCGCCGACGGCGGTAGCGCCGCCGGTTCCGAGGACCCGCACGCGAAACCCGACCAACCGCCGAGCGACGCCGAGGTGACGCTGATCGCCGGCGCGTTCGCCCGTCGGATTCACCCCTACGCCGAGCGCGGCGACGACCTCGAGCGCGGCGACCGAATCGGTCACATCGCCTTCGGCAGCCGGGTGGACCTCCTGTTTCCGCCGGAAGTGGATCTCGAGGACGTCGACGTGGAAATCGGAGACTCGATGACGGCCGGGGAGACGGTGGTGCTCGAGTCCGGGACACCGATCGGCGCGGAGATCGATCTCGGTATCGAGTCTGCAGATCTGGATGAGGGAGTCGAGGGCGGGAGTGAGGACAGGAGCGGCGACGAGTCGAACTCTTAG
- a CDS encoding DUF6036 family nucleotidyltransferase, whose translation MRPTFGREYIEDEFRRIADGLSDSVTVFLIGGGAMSLRDLKAATKDIDLVVSDGDASGRLWAALMDLGYSEVQPLGPDYRALGATSCVENDDGCRLDIFNRQVANKLVLTEGMIDRSERFLATGPLAVRLVSAEDIFLFKLIAGRDGDIEDMNTLVQTGLDHDVVSAELEVQIDRLGDDRFATFANEALVDLDERYGVTTPIEDRVRELTVRYYRGIEVLQALDEPKTADELAARLDLSVAEVRQRVAYLEAFDRVTRSGQRIEPAE comes from the coding sequence ATGAGACCGACGTTCGGACGCGAGTACATCGAGGACGAGTTCCGGCGGATCGCCGACGGGCTGTCCGACTCGGTTACCGTCTTCTTGATCGGTGGCGGCGCGATGTCGCTCCGCGACCTGAAGGCCGCGACGAAAGATATCGACCTCGTCGTCTCCGACGGTGACGCGTCCGGCCGACTCTGGGCCGCCCTGATGGATCTCGGCTACTCGGAGGTGCAACCGCTGGGTCCCGACTACCGGGCGCTCGGTGCGACGAGTTGCGTAGAGAACGACGACGGCTGTCGCCTCGACATCTTCAATCGGCAGGTCGCGAACAAGCTCGTGCTGACCGAGGGCATGATCGACCGCAGCGAGCGGTTCCTCGCGACGGGCCCGTTAGCCGTCCGCCTCGTCAGCGCCGAGGATATTTTTCTGTTCAAGCTGATCGCCGGTCGCGACGGCGACATCGAGGACATGAATACGCTCGTGCAAACTGGCTTGGACCACGACGTCGTCAGCGCCGAACTCGAGGTGCAGATCGACCGACTCGGCGACGATCGATTCGCCACATTCGCGAACGAAGCGCTGGTCGACCTCGACGAGCGGTACGGGGTGACCACGCCGATCGAGGACCGTGTTCGGGAGCTGACGGTCCGATACTACCGCGGAATCGAGGTGCTCCAGGCGCTCGACGAACCGAAGACGGCAGACGAACTGGCGGCCAGACTCGATCTATCCGTCGCCGAGGTTCGGCAGCGAGTCGCGTACCTCGAAGCGTTCGACCGAGTGACGCGGAGCGGGCAGCGAATCGAACCGGCGGAGTAG
- a CDS encoding MarR family transcriptional regulator, whose product MLRGSELEVLGAIERGETISELATRLEYSESYVSRVVANLAGKGVVYTERDGRRKRITPSDARAVEVYRDLVRQYAHIDFSELLNGKALEVLYYLDRPRTVADLADRSDNYRNTVNRVLARLRDRGIVGADDGRYSFNGDFERIHEFARELGHHLHCQRLETLAPSGTILWEDHDEFLAQTATEIDAAGFHETGLARFAAFGLQFLLTGRRYYFYAEDLESIPPADLCCHALLIDDDTRHRLYCLLLLSRVDLDEDELRTRAATYDLEDEIDALLRYLETGGDIEDDRLPEWSEFRDVAADYEVTLSA is encoded by the coding sequence GTGCTCAGAGGCAGCGAACTCGAGGTCCTCGGGGCTATCGAACGAGGCGAGACGATCTCCGAACTCGCGACCAGACTCGAGTACAGCGAAAGTTACGTCTCCCGCGTCGTCGCGAACCTCGCCGGGAAGGGCGTGGTCTACACGGAACGCGACGGTCGCCGGAAGCGAATCACTCCCTCCGACGCTCGGGCGGTCGAGGTGTATCGGGATCTCGTCCGTCAATACGCCCACATTGACTTTTCCGAATTACTGAATGGAAAGGCCCTGGAGGTTCTCTACTACCTCGATCGGCCGCGAACGGTCGCCGATCTCGCCGACCGGAGCGACAACTACCGCAATACCGTCAATCGGGTTCTCGCGCGCCTCCGTGACCGCGGGATCGTCGGCGCGGACGACGGACGCTACAGCTTCAACGGAGACTTCGAACGGATCCACGAGTTCGCCCGCGAACTCGGGCATCACCTCCATTGCCAGCGGCTCGAAACGCTCGCGCCGAGCGGGACGATCCTGTGGGAAGATCACGACGAATTCCTCGCCCAGACCGCGACGGAGATCGACGCCGCCGGCTTTCACGAGACCGGACTCGCCCGGTTCGCGGCCTTCGGCCTCCAGTTTCTACTGACCGGCCGTCGCTACTACTTCTACGCCGAGGACCTGGAGTCGATCCCGCCGGCGGACCTGTGCTGTCACGCGCTGCTGATCGACGACGATACCCGTCACCGGTTGTACTGTCTGCTCCTGCTCAGCCGCGTCGACCTCGACGAGGACGAGCTTCGAACTCGGGCGGCGACGTACGACCTCGAGGACGAAATCGACGCCCTGCTCCGGTATCTCGAGACCGGTGGCGATATCGAGGACGACCGCCTCCCCGAATGGTCCGAGTTCCGGGACGTGGCGGCGGACTACGAGGTGACGCTCTCCGCATGA
- a CDS encoding DUF7692 domain-containing protein, giving the protein MRIRTDGDYAYRNDAIDRAARFYDCNKTKAVVSACDDVPRLVAAARQVLERDDLTHEQRREIAETLSTRVTTFDVGQSVVVEKE; this is encoded by the coding sequence ATGCGAATCCGAACCGACGGCGACTATGCGTACCGAAACGATGCGATCGACCGCGCAGCACGCTTCTACGACTGTAACAAGACGAAAGCCGTCGTCTCAGCGTGTGACGACGTGCCCCGACTGGTTGCAGCTGCCCGCCAGGTCCTCGAGCGCGACGACCTCACTCACGAGCAGCGCCGGGAGATCGCCGAGACGTTGAGTACTCGAGTCACGACCTTCGATGTTGGTCAGTCCGTAGTTGTTGAAAAAGAGTAG